In one Trichosurus vulpecula isolate mTriVul1 chromosome 8, mTriVul1.pri, whole genome shotgun sequence genomic region, the following are encoded:
- the CALHM2 gene encoding calcium homeostasis modulator protein 2, whose protein sequence is MSALIVENFRFLSLFFKSKDVMIFNGLVALGTVGSQELFSVVAFHCPCSPARNYIYGLTAIGVPALALFLIGVILNTHTWNLVAECQLRRAKNCSAAPNFLLLSSILGRAAVAPVTWSVLSLLRGEAYVCALSEFVDPSSLTDESGGFPQEHAVEVLAKFPCGEAPANLSRFQEEVSRRLKYESQLFGWLLIGVVAVLVFLTKCLKHCCSPLGYRQEAYWAQYRANESQLFQRTAEVHSRVLAANNVRRFFGFVALDKEDKELVQEFVVEGTQPRPQWNAITGVYLYRENQGFPLYSRLHKWAQGVVGNGTGPDNLEMAFLAS, encoded by the exons ATGTCAGCCCTGATCGTGGAGAATTTCCGCTTCCTGTCACTCTTTTTCAAGAGCAAGGATGTGATGATCTTCAATGGGCTGGTGGCCCTGGGCACAGTGGGGAGCCAGGAGCTGTTCTCCGTGGTGGCCTTTCATTGCCCCTGCTCCCCAGCCAGAAACTACATTTATGGGCTGACAGCCATTGGGGTCCCTGCCTTGGCTCTCTTCCTAATTGGCGTGATCCTCAACACTCACACCTGGAACCTGGTAGCTGAGTGTCAGCTACGCCGGGCCAAGAACTGCTCAGCTGCCCCCAATTTCCTTCTCTTGAGCTCCATCCTGGGTCGTGCGGCTGTGGCTCCAGTCACCTGGTCTGTCCTTTCGCTGCTCAGAGGAGAGGCCTATGTCTGTGCCCTCAGTGAGTTTGTGGACCCCTCCTCACTGACAGATGAGAGTGGAGGTTTTCCCCAGGAACATGCAGTTGAGGTCCTGGCTAAGTTCCCCTGTGGAGAGGCCCCAGCAAATCTGTCGCGCTTCCAGGAGGAGGTGAGCCGAAGACTAAAGTATGAGTCCCAG CTCTTTGGGTGGCTGCTGATCGGCGTGGTGGCTGTCCTCGTCTTCCTCACCAAGTGCCTAAAGCATTGCTGCTCACCGCTGGGCTACCGCCAGGAGGCGTACTGGGCTCAGTACCGGGCCAATGAGTCCCAGTTGTTCCAGAGGACGGCAGAAGTACACTCCCGGGTGCTGGCCGCCAACAACGTGCGCCGTTTCTTCGGCTTTGTGGCCCTGGACAAAGAGGACAAGGAGCTGGTTCAAGAGTTTGTCGTGGAGGGGACCCAGCCGAGGCCCCAGTGGAACGCTATCACCGGTGTCTACCTGTACCGTGAGAACCAGGGCTTCCCACTCTACAGTCGACTACACAAGTGGGCTCAGGGGGTAGTGGGGAATGGGACCGGGCCAGACAATCTGGAgatggctttcctggcttcctag